From Paenarthrobacter sp. A20:
ACGGATTCTTCACGTACCTCGAGATGAACCCGAGCACATCCGGGGACATCCCATTCCACGACATGTCCCACGGCGAGTCATTCCTGGAATTGGCGCTGGACAGATTCAAGGGGCACGGATTGTGGGTGCTCGATGAGCCCGAGTCGGCTTTGTCGTTCAGCGGTTGCCTCAGCCTTCTCAGTGTTCTGAAGGACCTGTTGTCCCACGGAGATTCCCAGGTCATCATGTCCACTCACTCACCTCTTCTGGCGGCCCTTCCGGGCGCCCGGATCCTGGAAGTCGGGCCTTGGGGCCTGCGGGCACGCGACTGGGAAGATCTTGATCTTGTTGCTAACTGGCGGTCATTCCTGGACGCACCTCAGAGGTATCTTCGGCACATCTGACGCCACCTCACGTGGCCAACGCGCCGGGAAAGTGACCGGAGAGGTTCGCGAATGGGCGGGGCTTGCCCGATGATGAGGTCTGGTCCGGTGATGGGTCCCGTCCGGTGATGGGTCCCGTCCGGTGAGCGGCGTAGCCTTGGCGGCATGGGGAAACTATTGAGAGCAGCACCACGCCTTACATTGACCTGCGGAGCCCTGATGCTGTTGGGAACGGGGTGCGCATCGCTCGGACAGCCGGCCGGCGGCTTGCCGTCTGCCAGCCTGCCGTCCGCCGGGAGCCCAACCCCGGAAATCCGACCGGAAGTTGTGCTGTGCCAAGGCAACGAGGTTTCGCGTCAGGCGCTGGACAATCCACGACCGGCCAGCGAGCTCGGCCCGGAGGCCGCCCCGGCTCTCGCCGGCCGTGGGGTCACGGCTTTTGACCCGGTCACCTGGCTGATTGCGCAGGAGAGCAGCGATCGTGTGATGCTCATGAACAAACTCGCAGCTCCCCAGGATCACGGCCACGGCGATGTCCGCGACTACATGTATATCGTCATTTCCACCCACTCCATGGCATCGGAACCAGGTAAACCGGTATGGGCGGTCGTCGAGTCATCGACCTGCACGCCCACGCTGGACCTTGGCGAGCTGAGAGCCGGCGCAGTCACTCTTGATCCCTCGTTGCCGCCGGCCCCTGAGTCCGATCGCGTGGCTCTCCTCGTCACGGAGTTCGACTGCAACTCCGGGAAGAACGCCGAAGGCCGGATTGACGTCGTCAAGCTCGTCGAAACAGAGTCCACGGTCGAGGTCGTCCTGGGGGTGCAGCCCGCCGGGGCGCAGTGGGCCACCTGTCAGGGAAACCCGGCGACGCCCTTCGCTGTCGATCTCGAACGGCCGCTCGGGAACCGTACCATCCTGGACGCCGCCGTCCTGCCCGCGCGCGAGATCACAGCACCAGCCCGGCCGGGAACCGGCGGATAGCTCTATCTGCCTTCCCCGCCCCGGCGGGGACCAGCAGCCATGCCATCTCCGGCCCGCGATTTCACGGTTCCGCGGGTAGGTTTCGGGTGGAGATCGAACAATGTCCGCCAACCGCTGTACACTCAAGTATCGAACATATATTCGAATAAAGGTGTGTTGTGGGCGTGATCGTCGGCCCCCGCGTGATAGATGCGGGCTTTTCCCTGATGTCGGTACTGCTGGCTCCAATCCCGGTGGCGGCAGGGTATCCATCGCCTGCCCAGGACTACTTTGACGGCAGGATCGATCTCAATGAGCACCTGATCAAGGATGTCACCAGCACTTTCGTGGTGAGAGTGACGGGGCAATCCATGGAGGGTGCCGGGATCAGCGATGGGGACGAGTTGATCGTTAACCGGGCGCTGGAGCCCAAGGACGGGTCCGTCGTCGTGGCTGTCCTTGACGGTGAGTTGACCATCAAGAGGCTCCGCGTCACGCCCTCAGGGGTGATCCTCCAGGCGGACAATCCCAAGTACCCGGACATTCGCGTGCCGGCAATGTCTGAGCTGACCATCTGGGGCGTGGCAACCACGTGCCTGCATCACATCTAGCTGTCGCCGCCCCCGCTGATCCCCGAGTTGATCCGTTCTATCTTTGAGTGCACATACGCGACATATGCACTTGAAGGATGGGTCTACTCTTCGATGGTGTCAGTCCGGGCCGGAACTGCTCGAGAGCGCAGCCGTGACACTTCGGATGCTGGCCGAACCGACCCGCCTCAACCTTCTTTGGCAACTCGCCAAACTCCGGCTCATCCAGGAGACCATCAACCACGCCGACCACCAAGTCAGGGGCGAACCCGCCCACGACTAACCCAAGCGGTGTGATCAGCGGCAGGTTGATATCGAACTGGAGCTGATGTTGTGGGCGGAGTTCGGTCGCTGCTGCAACGCGGTTTCTTGTCGCCGGTCGGCGGTACAGTTGATGCATTCGAAGATATATTCGAATGCATGGGGTGTCCTGCGTGATGATTGCGGGCATGCGTGCTAGTGGCGAACGCAAGGAGAATGATGTCCAAGCCAGCTCTCATGCATCAAATGCAAGAGATTGCCCATGTGGATATCAACTGCTTCTATGCGTCGGCGGAGAGGGCATTCAACCCCGCGCTGGAGGGCAAGCCATTGATTGTGTTGTCCAACAATGACGGTTGCGCCGTGACCAGGTCGCCGGAAGCCAAGAAGCTGGGCATTGGGCTGGGGGAGCCGTGGTTCAAGATCGCCCCACGGGCCAAGGAATGGGGGCTGATAGCGCTCTCCAGCAACTATGAACTGTACGGCGACATCAGCTCCCGGGTCATGGAGCTCCTGGCCCGCTACTCGGCATGGCAGGAGGTCTACTCCATTGACGAGGCGTTTCTCGGAGTCAGGGGACAACCGCAGGACTTGCTGGAGCTGGGAAGCACCATCAAGGCAGCCTGCCAACGGCATGTGGGGGTTCCGGTCTGTGTCGGAATCGCCCGCACCAAGACCCTGGCCAAGCTCGCCAACAAATGGGCTAAGCACAATCCAGCCTTCCACGGCGTATGCCGCTGGGACTCGGTCCCCGAAGCCCAACGCGAAGCTCTCATGGCACGGCTGTCCGTCATTGAAATCTGGGGTGTGGCAACGCGGCTTACCAAGCGCCTGAACGCCCTGGGAATCTTCTCAATCCTGGACCTGGTCCGCGCCGACCCGATTGCTTTGCGGGACAAGTTCTCGATTGTCATGATGCGAACCGTCCTGGAACTCCAAGGCACGCCCTGTATTCCCATGGAGGAAGAGAGAGTCGGCCGGGACCAACTGATCTTCTCCCGCTCGTTCTCCACACCGATTACGACGACGGACCAGCTGCGGCAGGTGCTCAGCGTCTACGGTCAAATGGCCAGTGCCAGGCTGGCCAAGCACGATCTTCAGGCCAAGCTCCTAACAGCGTTTGCCGCGACGTCCGTCTACAACCCGAACGATAAGTCCTTTCCCACGGTCACCGTGAGGCTGCCCATGCCCACGTCGGACCCCGTGCTCCTCACCAAGGCCGCACACGCGCTGGTCCCCAAAATCCAGGAAGGCGTGAAGTATGCCAAAGCCGGAATCATGGTCACGGACCTCCGTCCCAGCGGCAACCAGAAACCGTTGGAGATCTTCGAGAACCGTCATGAGGAGCGCGGCATCGGCCCCCTGCTGGAGCAAGTCAGCAAGCGGTATGGCCGGGGCTCCATCGGCCTGGGCCACGCCGGCATTAAGGGCGGCCCGGACTGGTCCATGAAACGGGACATGCTCAGCCCCCGCTACACCACCAACTGGGACGAACTTCCCCTGGTGAAGGCGGCGTAGCGTGGCAGGGGACGAGGAAGCGGAGGACCTACGCCCGCAGCCGGTAACCGCGCTTCACGACGGTCTCCACGAGCTTGCCATCCGGCAGCGAGGACCGCAGCCTGCTGACTGTCATGTCCAGGGCGTGCACGGAGCCACGCAGGTCCAACAGGTCCGAGAGCGCTTCCCTGGACAATACGGCTCCGCCCGCGCCGAGCAGGGCCCGCAGCAGCAGGAGGGGGGCCGGTGCAAGGTCCACCACCTCACCGTTGATCCGCAGGCAGCGCCCACGCAGCTCGATCGTTGCGCTCTTGGTTTCCAAACGGCGCACGTGGTTCAGGGACAGGTGCTCCGTCACCAAGCGGATCAAGGCACCCATCCGGTAGCGGTCGGGGATAAGGGGCGTCAGCCCGGCGTCGACCAGTGGCTGTGCGGTGACCGGCCCCACCGCGGCAACAGTCACCGGCCCCTTAAGGGCTTCGATGAGCTGCCGGTAGAGGCCCATTTCGTGAGCGGTGCTCCACATGGCATCCACCGCGGGGGCGCTGGTGAACGTCAGTACATCGAGGTTCCCGCCCACCACGGCTTCGATCAGGCGCGGCAGTTTGTCCTCGCCGTCGGGCTTCACCCAGCGGTATGGCGTCACGGTCAGGACCGTGGCGCCGGACATGCGGAGCCGCTCCAGCTGGCGGACGTCGGTGTATCCGTGCAGCTGCACGGCCACGGTCTTGCCACGAACGCCTTCGGCCAGCAGCATGTCCACCAGCGTGGCCGTGGTTTCGTCACTGCTGATTCCGACGTCGGCAAGACCGGCAGCGCGCACGGCACCGCGGGCCTTGGGGCCACGGACGAACATGCGGCAAGCGGACAAGGCTTCCAGGAGTTGCTCGCCGATGCCGAACGAGTCCGCGGCCTCGCACCAGCGGCGCATTCCGTAAGCCGTGGTGGCGATACAAATGTCCGGCTTTGCCGCAATGATGGTGCGGGTGTCCTCGATGAGGACCATGTCTTCCTGCACAGGAGCGATCTTCAAAGCGGGGGCGTGCAACACGCTCGCACCGCGGCGCTCCAATGCCTCAATGAGGTCACGGGAACGGCGGTGCGAGGTGACGCCGATTCGGAAGCCATCCAGCGGCGCATCGGCCGCTTCGGATACTCCCGGAGCGGCGGTGGCGTCGTGGACTTCGAGGGCGCGTGCAACAGTCATGTGTTCTTACCTTCAGGCTTCAAGGAGCGAAGCCGCGAGGCGGCTCAGTTCAGCGGATGCTTCAGCATGATTGCGGTTGGCTTCAGCCACCCGGACCACCTCGCCGATGACCAGAACGGCCGGGTTGCTGCAGCCGGTGGCTGCAGTTTCGATCGTACCCAGATCAGCGATGGTGGTGCGCTGTCCCGGACGGTAGCCACGTTCAACGACGGCCATGGGCATGTCCGAATTCATCCCGGCCCGACGCAGGCCTGCCGCCAGCTGGGGAAGGGTGCCGATACCCATGAGGACCACG
This genomic window contains:
- a CDS encoding ATP-binding cassette domain-containing protein, whose translation is MPLHTYPIRRVAEDPANVLDRGRWPAALPPVAQVLDEGLDLTSATILIGENGSGKSTLVEAIALAYGLSPEGGSTGARHTTRSSESVLADHLQLVRNAGASRRGYFLRAETMHGFFTYLEMNPSTSGDIPFHDMSHGESFLELALDRFKGHGLWVLDEPESALSFSGCLSLLSVLKDLLSHGDSQVIMSTHSPLLAALPGARILEVGPWGLRARDWEDLDLVANWRSFLDAPQRYLRHI
- a CDS encoding LexA family transcriptional regulator, translating into MGVIVGPRVIDAGFSLMSVLLAPIPVAAGYPSPAQDYFDGRIDLNEHLIKDVTSTFVVRVTGQSMEGAGISDGDELIVNRALEPKDGSVVVAVLDGELTIKRLRVTPSGVILQADNPKYPDIRVPAMSELTIWGVATTCLHHI
- a CDS encoding Y-family DNA polymerase produces the protein MSKPALMHQMQEIAHVDINCFYASAERAFNPALEGKPLIVLSNNDGCAVTRSPEAKKLGIGLGEPWFKIAPRAKEWGLIALSSNYELYGDISSRVMELLARYSAWQEVYSIDEAFLGVRGQPQDLLELGSTIKAACQRHVGVPVCVGIARTKTLAKLANKWAKHNPAFHGVCRWDSVPEAQREALMARLSVIEIWGVATRLTKRLNALGIFSILDLVRADPIALRDKFSIVMMRTVLELQGTPCIPMEEERVGRDQLIFSRSFSTPITTTDQLRQVLSVYGQMASARLAKHDLQAKLLTAFAATSVYNPNDKSFPTVTVRLPMPTSDPVLLTKAAHALVPKIQEGVKYAKAGIMVTDLRPSGNQKPLEIFENRHEERGIGPLLEQVSKRYGRGSIGLGHAGIKGGPDWSMKRDMLSPRYTTNWDELPLVKAA
- a CDS encoding uroporphyrinogen-III synthase, which produces MTVARALEVHDATAAPGVSEAADAPLDGFRIGVTSHRRSRDLIEALERRGASVLHAPALKIAPVQEDMVLIEDTRTIIAAKPDICIATTAYGMRRWCEAADSFGIGEQLLEALSACRMFVRGPKARGAVRAAGLADVGISSDETTATLVDMLLAEGVRGKTVAVQLHGYTDVRQLERLRMSGATVLTVTPYRWVKPDGEDKLPRLIEAVVGGNLDVLTFTSAPAVDAMWSTAHEMGLYRQLIEALKGPVTVAAVGPVTAQPLVDAGLTPLIPDRYRMGALIRLVTEHLSLNHVRRLETKSATIELRGRCLRINGEVVDLAPAPLLLLRALLGAGGAVLSREALSDLLDLRGSVHALDMTVSRLRSSLPDGKLVETVVKRGYRLRA